Genomic window (Xylanimonas protaetiae):
CCCACCCTGTACGCCTACTCCGCCTACGAACCGGTCGTCCGCCAGGTCATGTCGACCTACTCAGAGCGTGCCTCACGCTCCATCGGCGCTAGCATCCTCGAAGCCGTCCGCTCGACCCTGGAGTCCGGCAAGGGCTACCTGTCGGTCCCCGAGAGCCCGGACGCCTCCCCGGCCGACGTGTTCGGCCGCAAGGGCCTGAACGCCCGGATCGGGTGGCGCGGAGAGAGCCCGGCACCGGGGGCGACCCACATCGGGGCGATCACGAAGATCAACGATGCCCGATCCCCGCACAACGGCGAACTGGTCGTTTTGCTGAACCCATCGGACGCGTACTGCGCCGCATCCCGCAATCGCGAGGACGTGCTGCCGCACGGCACCAGGGCCGCTCAGGTGTGGGAAGCCGTGTGGGACGAGGGCCGCGCGCTTCCGGAGAACCAGGGCTGGAAGCGCAACACCGACTCACGGGGCCGGAAGCGCGCGTACGTGCGCGCCCGGCTCGGCGGCGAGGTCATCAAGGGCGTCCCGGTCCTGCTCGACGTCCTGCTCAACGGCGAGGAGGCCGACCGCGCGTAGGGTCCCGGTGGTGGCGCCCTCCGGCCGATGGTGGGCACCACCACCGCAGACCGCTCGCCCGCGACACTATGCGCCAGGCCCGGGCGCCAATCACGCCGGTAATGCGACCAGGCTCGGGAGTCATCCCACACGTTCATCAGGAACGTCCGACGGTTCCTTGCCCCTCATGTGTGGGGATCGAAGGAAGGTGTGGAGGGTGGCGACCAGGTCGTACCTCTTCCTTCGGGAACCGTCGGACGTTCTGAGTCGGGTGTGCCAGTACCGTGGCTAGCGCAGCGTGCCGCTGCTCTTCGGTCAGATTGGCCGGCTCAGGCGGGAGATGCGCCGCACGGGCGTTGTCTGGCGGAGCGTGATGGTGAGGCCGTCGCGCACGATGTCGAGCAGCAGGATCATGGGGTGCCCGACGGCGGTCTTGCCAGGCACGTCGATGACACCGTCTGCGGCTTGCCCGGCCGCGAGGAGCGGCACCCAGGCCCGGTCGCGGCGCAGCACCGCCACCTCGCGCCCGGGGTCCTCGGTCCCGCCGGGGAGGCGCGCCACTCTGGCCCCGTCGGGGGTGGTCTCGACTAGGTAGCGGGTCCCGGACGCGGTGTCGACGAGCCAGCAGGCGCCGGGCATGGCGAGCAGGTCCGCAGCGACCACTGGCGTGTCAGCACCCACAGGGCTTCCCCGGAGTCACGGCGGTGGGCTGGTCGGTGTTGCGTGCGACGATGACCGTCGCGACGGCTGTCCACACGGTTACGTGCGGCACCCGGTGGTGATCGGCGAGCGTCGTGATCCAGTCCGCCATGGCCTGGGGCACGCGTGCGGCGGTCCGCACACGGGCGCCTCTGGGCCGCTCTCCACGTAGGTCCAGGACGGCGTGCTCGACGGCCGGGTCCCGCCACAGTGCGGCACGAGTCACCTCGTCACGCAGCACCTGCGACGTGGTCGTTCCCTCCCGCTCGGCGACTGCGCGCAGGCGGGCGAACAGTCCTTCGGGAAGATCGAAGTTCGCGTGGATCGGCACCTCGGACCGCATCGTGGTTCTCCTTGTCGTGGGATGCCCGGGTAGTCCCGGCTGCGGGGTACTTGTCCGGGCGAGCGCAGGTTCGAAACCGGCACAGTCGTGCCAGCAGGGGCCATCACCGTCATGCGGAGACGCCACCCGCAATGTGGAGATGCGGCCTGGCCCGGGTCCCCGCCTCAGAATGGGGGATCGTCCGAATGCTCCTGCCAGGGTGAGCGCGGCTCGGCTGCCTCGCTCGTGGGTTGGCTTTGGTCTCGCGCGGGATCTGGCGGGGCTGGGGCGCCGTTGTCGGCGTTCGGTGCTGGCCCTGCGGTCGTCAGAGGCAGACCTCGGTCGGAGTCGTTGGTCGTCCACCGTGCGGGTTGATCCTGGCGTTGCCAGGCGGCGTCGGGTCGATCGTTTGCGAGCCCGTCGGCCAGGAGAAGGTCGATGAGGTGCGGACCGCCGCCCGGTGTCCGGTCCGAGAGGGCGAGGTAGAACGGCAGCCTGACCAGCCACGAGTACGGGGTCTCGCCGCAGGTGGAGGCATCCTCGCCGCAGCCTGAGCAGTTCTCGGCGGTGTGGAAGCGCAGGTAGAGCGGCTCGCAGTCGCGGACGAGTCGCTCCAGCACCCAGCCGGTGAACCCGACATCGAGACGGTCGATGGCCCACACGCGGTCGTTGGTGTCGAGGAGGAAGGTGCCCTGCTCCAGGACCCACGCTTCGATGCGCACGCGAGCCCTCATCGTGCGTCCCTCGGCGCGGTCAGCGCCTGGTAGATCGAGGACCGTGAGACCCCCAAGCGCCGGGCGGCCTCGGCCTTGGGCACACCGGCGTCGATGAGCGCTCTGGCCTCTCCGGCGAGGGACGCCGTCGCGACGGGCTTCCGGCCCCGGTACTTTCCCTTCGCCTTGGCGATAGCGATGCCTTCTGCCTGGCGCTCCCTGATCAGCGCGACCTCGAACTCGGCGATCGCCCCCATTACAGACAGCAAGAGGGTCGCCATCGGATCGGTTGCGTCGGCCGCGAAAGTCATGCTCTCCTTCGCGAAGTGAACTCTGACTCCGCGGGCGACGAGGTCGTCGACGATACGGCGAAGGTCGACGACGGAGCGTGCGAGCCGGTCGAACGATGCGACGACGAGCGTGTCGCCGTCTCGGAGCCAGTCGAGCGCGTCCCGCAGCGCGGGGCGGTCGGTCGTGCGGCCCGACGCCTTGTCGACGAACCAGCGCTTGGGCTCGCCACCGATCGCTTCCCGGATGGCGTGCTCCTGGCGCGCCGGGTTCTGATCGATGCTCGACACCCGGGCATAGCCGACCTGATCGTGGCGGATCGCCGTCGACACCGCGTTCTGCCCGTTTGGGGTGACCCCGCCCACAGGGTTGGCGTTCATCTCGTCCTCCCACCTCAGTCACACAGCAGGTGGGATGGGCGGGGCCTCCTTCTCCATGGCCAAGTGGGCTACACCTCAGGTGGACAGCGGAGTCGAGCGGAAGGCGTGGGCCTGCTACTTCCTGATGACGACGACCCGGGTTGGCGTCGAGGAATGTCCTGGATGCCGTGATGTAGGACTCCGGAGTGCCGGTGATTCGATCCGAGTGGTCGAGCCGGGCCGGCCCGACAGGAACGCCTTCGGCGGGCGCCTCGTGAGGCGCGAGTTGAGATCGCGTGTCTCTTCAAGACCGGGGACGAGGAACCCTTCGGTCCCGCCGACTTCGCGTCCACACGGGATGCGCACCGGCGTCTTGGCGCACTCGACCCAGTGCGACGGCGCGCGCAGGCTTGGGGGCGGCGCGGCTACCGACCCGGAGGAGTCGACGGTCGTTCAATCACAAACCGTTGCTTGCCATTGACGGTGAGCATCTGGTTGAAGATGTCAATGGTCTCCTGGCTGAACTGCGCGGCGTGGCGCCGCATGTACTTGACAGTCAGGCCGAAGTCGAACTCCCACAACTTCGCGATCCAAACCTCGAAGGAGGGGTCGTCTTTGAGGTTCCGTGCCATCGAGAAGAACATGACGTTGTCACGGATGTCCCCGGTCGATCTCCGCACGCTCATGTGACTCCCCACGTTTGCGCTCTCGTCGTGGCTCGCTGTGCTTCCGCATCACACTGCACGTCGATCAAATGGCGTCGCCTAGGTGGCGCTGGGCGCTAGCCCCAAGCGCAACACCATCGATCCGACGGTGATGCCTACGAGATCCTCGGTTGGCGCGCGGTGACCGGCTCCCATCGTGCCGTGATCGGCTCCCATGGTGATGAATGCGCCTGCGGCGCCCGGAACCACTGCGGTCCCGGCGTGGCAACGGTCAAGTGAAGGACGTCTGCGGCGCCCTTGCCGTCCCGATGTCGGGTCACACCTCCTGTGGCATACGCACGGTCCTCAACGCCCACGCCACGACGGCATGCCAGAGCGACACCTGCTGGAAGGTGCCGCTGCGAGGCGGACGGTGAACCGCACCGCGACGCCACGTTGGAGCCTTCGATGTCGCGGCGACCTTCCATCGCGAGGAACGTGACGCCGCGCAGCGCGTCCCACGCCGGGTGAGCCTGCCCAATCCCGCGCACTGCGCCGGGTCGCATCCGGTAGCGGGCGTCGGATCGGCAGTCCTGTCCGCCGCCTTGGCCGCGAGAGATAGTCCACCGGGAGTGCTGGACTGGGACGGGCCGCCCTCGTCTTGGGCGAGTGGTGTGTGCGAGCGCGGAGCCTGATGACTCGGCTTCAGGTCGTCGTCCTTGCCAAACCCCGGTGCGAAGGGACCGCCTGCGGCAGTTTGGATCCGGCGTTTGTCACGCTTGATCTCGCTGAACCCGGATTTGCGTAGAGGTTGCCGACCTGTCAGCCGACTGCGGGCGTGGGGACCGGTTGGGGTCCGCTGCGAGGCTCAGCCTGTGGTGCTGCGCGCCTCGCGCAACGCGCTTCAAGGCCTGGCGGTCCTGGCCAGCGCCTATCGTCCTGACCATGGCACACGCAGCCGATGTCGGTTCTGCCGTGACCCGGCATGTCACGGTCCGCACCTCGATGCGTCCGCCGCGCGCAGTGATTCTGTTCCGTGGGGACGAGCATTGGCGTCGGTGGGCGACGCTAGCCCTCGCCGCGGCCCAGGAGACTTGGGCCGGTGGCGGGCACCTGATCGTTCCCTACTCGGACGTGGGTGCGATTGCCCCGGTGCTCATGCCGGTGCTCGCCGCCTACGACCCCGACCACGTTCTGTTGTTCGAGCCCACGGCGCGTCAGTGGGAGACGGTCGAACCCGGCCGGTTCCGAATCAACGACTCAGACGGGCAGGCTCTGGAGGGTGACGAACGTGTCCGCCTTCTCGCGAGCGACGCTGGCGAGTTCCGTCCTCACGACGAGGCTGGTGCGATCGCACGCGACTACCTTGTTCGACACCTGACTCCGTTCATCGAGCACTGGGCAGATGACGGCACACTGTTGAGCCTCGCGCAGTCGATTGCGACGGGCGAGGCCGCAGAGTTGACGCGTGCGCCAGGCGTGGACTTGGCAGCGGCTCACATCGCCGTACCCCAGTCCTGGACGTCCGACGCCGCTCTCGTTGCAGGCTCGGTTCTGGGGTTTCGCGACAAGGATGGGGCAGAGCCTGAGGCGATCGACGATCACGAAATCCTGCGATACGCCTACGGCACCCGGAGTAAGGGATCGCCGCCGGCTGCGCTCTGGGTCGGGTCGGCGTCCGACACTGTCCGCACGCGGAACGAGCTCCTCGACGCCACGGTTTCTGACCTCACGAGTGGGTTCTCCAGGGAAGCCGGTGTCGTCGTAGTGGGCGACACGGCAGAGGACTTCACTCTCGCGATGGCGTATCGGCTCCTCCTTGGCGCGGGGATTTGGGTCACGTCCGAGATGCTCGCCGACGAGAGGGTCCTGAACCTCGCCGTGGGCTCCGTCGTGCGCGACCTGGGCTGGCGAGCACGGAACCGCGCGAGTCACGTTCGATGTGTATCGGCGTCGCTGGATGAGGGCGCCCTGACGGACGCTCTCCTCTCAATCGAGTCCTCAGCCATCTACAGCATCGGAGGGATCGAGCCCAAGGATCGGCTCGCCCCGACGCCACCACCCGATCTGCGTAGCGGCCTGCGACGCAAACTCATGGTCGAGGGTGTCGGGGACCAGCGCGCTGTCGCTGTGGAGGTGAAGGACGACGGCACGATGGCGATGGTCAACGCGTTCGTTCCGCCGGTACCTCAGCAGTCACGCCTGGCGGATGACGGCTACTGGTACGTCGACGTCGCGATCGACGGATCAACGATGCCCACTGGCCGCGCGCTTCGAGGCGATGCTCTCAGTCAACCAGCGACGTGGCCCGAAGCCGTCCGCTCCGGAGCCGACGGCCTGTCGATGGCGACGTCCTCCCGTGGCTTCATCCCCGCGGGGGCGGTGCTCACCTCACGGCTCGCACACCCACGCCTGGTGAGTCTCGGGGTCCAGTCGTGGGTCGCGCACATGGCCCGGGCCGACGGGTTCGACGTTTCCCACTCCCAGGCGGGGCAGGCCGCGCGTCTCGCTGAGCGGCGCCTCGGTTCTAGGCCCGCACTCACCGACCTGATCGCCAGCCCGTTCCACCATGTGCTACTGGGCTTCCAGCAGGTCGAGCCGCACCGCGCAGGTGCCCCGCGTGGTGCCGCCAGCGGCGATGCGACACCGTCACGTCTCCTCCTGGACAAGCGCCCATACCTCTCGTTCTCGCAGATGCTCGCGCTAGTCCCAGACGAGAGCGACGTCTCGGACAAGCCAGCCTGGCTACGGGCACAGTTCGATCTGCTCCAGGACCACGGGCTCGCACGCATGGGCGTCGTCTTGCGGTGCGAGGACTGCGGTCGCCAGTCCTTCATCGGCGTCGACGACATGTTCCAGCGGTACCGCTGCCCGCTGTGCGGAGCGAGCAACTCCCTCACCTCGGCGCGCTGGTGGAAAAGCGAGGCGGAGCCCTCCTGGATGTACGACCTGCACAGTTCGCTCCGCCAGATCGCGACGCAGCGAGGTGACCTCCCCATGCGAGCCGCCGCTCGGCTCTCCGCATCCGCCCGCGGCACGTACGGTGACTCGTCGGAAGTCGAGTTCATCCAAAACGGGCACAGTTACGCCGAGATCGACCTCATCGCCCACGCGGACGGCGACGTCGTTATCGTCGAGGCAAAGGCCGGAGCCAAACTCGGTGACACCGACAGGCGGCGAGGACGGCAGGCGGCCAAGTTGGCCAGGGTGGCCCGGACGCTGCGCGCCGACCGTGTCGTTCTCGCGACAGACCAGTCGAGTTGGCCGGAAGCCGATCTGGTGCGGGTGCGGACCGCTGTGGATGCCGAGTACCGCGGCCTGCGCGTACCGCTCGTCGAGGCGATGGTTGACCTCTAGGCCGCTGGTCGTCCATGTGGACGGCACGCGTCAACGGTTCGTGGCGCGCGGGTCTGATGGGTACGCCGCTGCATCCCGGACTCACCTGGCGGGGTCGATCGCCGCCAGTTTGCTGCGACGTCACGCGCGACACGTCAACGCCTTCGCCCGCCGGGGTGACGTCCGCATCCGCTCAGGTCTGTAACCTTCCCACGTGCTGCT
Coding sequences:
- a CDS encoding recombinase family protein, with the protein product MNANPVGGVTPNGQNAVSTAIRHDQVGYARVSSIDQNPARQEHAIREAIGGEPKRWFVDKASGRTTDRPALRDALDWLRDGDTLVVASFDRLARSVVDLRRIVDDLVARGVRVHFAKESMTFAADATDPMATLLLSVMGAIAEFEVALIRERQAEGIAIAKAKGKYRGRKPVATASLAGEARALIDAGVPKAEAARRLGVSRSSIYQALTAPRDAR